The Mycolicibacterium flavescens genome has a segment encoding these proteins:
- the kasA gene encoding 3-oxoacyl-(acyl-carrier-protein) synthase, which produces MSRPSTANGGFPNVVVTAVTATTSVAADIESTWKGLLAGESGIRVLEDEFVTKWDLPVRIGGHLVDAIDDHMTRLDMRRMSYVQRMAKFLSGQLWETAGTPEVDPDRFAVVVGTGLGGGEKIVETYDAMNEGGPRKVSPLAVQMIMPNGAAAVIGLQLGARAGVITPVSACSSGSEAIAHGWRQIVMGDADIAVVGGVEGGIEALPIAAFSMMRAMSTNNEDPEGASRPFDKNRDGFVFGEAGALMVIETEEHAKARGAKPLARLMGAGITSDAFHMVAPASDGLRAGQAMKRAMETAGLDPQDIQHVNAHATATSIGDVAEANAIRSAGVEHAAVYAPKSALGHSIGAVGALESALTVLSLRDGVIPPTLNYETPDPEIDLDVVAGEPRYGDYQYAINNSFGFGGHNVALAFGRY; this is translated from the coding sequence ATGAGTAGACCTTCCACTGCTAACGGCGGTTTCCCCAACGTCGTCGTGACCGCCGTCACGGCGACCACGTCGGTCGCGGCGGACATCGAGAGCACGTGGAAGGGGCTGCTGGCCGGAGAAAGCGGCATCCGCGTCCTCGAGGATGAGTTCGTCACCAAATGGGACCTGCCGGTCCGCATCGGTGGTCACCTCGTTGACGCGATCGACGACCACATGACGCGACTGGACATGCGACGGATGTCGTATGTCCAGCGCATGGCCAAGTTCCTCTCTGGCCAGCTCTGGGAGACCGCGGGTACGCCCGAGGTCGATCCGGATCGCTTCGCCGTGGTCGTCGGCACCGGCCTGGGTGGCGGCGAGAAGATCGTCGAGACCTACGACGCGATGAACGAGGGCGGCCCCCGCAAGGTGTCGCCGCTCGCGGTGCAGATGATCATGCCGAACGGTGCGGCCGCGGTGATCGGTCTGCAGTTGGGCGCGAGGGCCGGGGTCATCACCCCGGTCTCGGCTTGCTCATCAGGTTCGGAGGCCATCGCCCACGGCTGGCGTCAGATTGTCATGGGTGACGCCGACATCGCCGTCGTCGGCGGCGTCGAGGGCGGAATCGAAGCGCTGCCGATCGCGGCGTTCTCGATGATGCGCGCGATGTCGACCAACAACGAGGATCCCGAGGGCGCCTCGCGCCCGTTCGACAAGAACCGCGACGGGTTCGTCTTCGGCGAGGCCGGTGCGCTCATGGTCATCGAGACCGAGGAGCACGCCAAGGCTCGTGGTGCCAAGCCGCTGGCCCGCCTGATGGGTGCGGGCATCACGTCCGATGCCTTCCACATGGTGGCGCCCGCGTCCGACGGGCTTCGCGCCGGTCAGGCGATGAAGCGTGCGATGGAGACCGCGGGCCTGGATCCCCAGGACATCCAGCACGTCAACGCCCACGCCACGGCCACGTCCATCGGTGACGTCGCCGAGGCCAACGCGATCCGGTCGGCTGGGGTGGAGCACGCCGCGGTCTACGCGCCGAAGTCGGCGCTCGGCCACTCCATCGGAGCGGTCGGCGCGCTGGAGTCAGCTCTGACCGTGCTCTCGCTGCGTGACGGCGTCATCCCGCCGACACTCAACTACGAGACGCCCGATCCTGAGATCGATCTCGATGTGGTTGCGGGCGAGCCTCGTTATGGCGACTACCAGTACGCCATCAACAACTCGTTCGGCTTCGGTGGACACAATGTCGCCCTGGCCTTCGGACGCTACTGA
- the fabD gene encoding (acyl-carrier-protein) S-malonyltransferase — MLAAWLELPGAAERLAGWSEISGLDLARLGTTASAEEITDTAVTQPLVVAATLLAHEELTRRGSIAGKKTVVAGHSVGEIAAYAIAGVISADDAVKLAATRGAEMAKACAVEPTGMAAVLGGEEADVLARLEALDLVPANRNAAGQIVAAGAIAALDKLVEDPPEKARVRKLATAGAFHTHYMASALDGYAAAADGVTSTEPNTTLLSNADGQPVDSAADAMSKLVAQMTRPVRWDLCTETMRRLDVTAIVEFPPAGALAGIAKRELRGVPTHAVKSPADLDGLAELS, encoded by the coding sequence ATGCTCGCCGCATGGCTGGAGCTGCCCGGTGCCGCCGAGCGGCTCGCCGGATGGTCCGAGATCAGCGGGCTGGACTTGGCCCGCTTGGGCACCACCGCCTCCGCAGAGGAGATCACCGACACCGCGGTGACCCAGCCGCTCGTCGTCGCGGCGACGCTGCTGGCCCATGAGGAACTAACCCGTCGCGGTTCAATCGCCGGCAAGAAGACCGTGGTGGCCGGCCACTCCGTCGGCGAGATCGCCGCTTACGCAATCGCCGGCGTCATCTCCGCCGACGACGCAGTCAAGCTAGCGGCCACCCGGGGTGCCGAGATGGCCAAGGCGTGCGCGGTCGAGCCCACGGGCATGGCGGCCGTGCTCGGCGGCGAGGAAGCCGATGTGCTGGCCCGCCTCGAAGCGCTCGACCTGGTCCCGGCCAACCGCAACGCAGCCGGACAGATCGTCGCCGCCGGTGCGATCGCCGCGCTGGACAAGCTGGTCGAGGATCCGCCGGAGAAGGCGCGGGTGCGCAAGCTGGCGACCGCCGGTGCGTTCCACACCCACTACATGGCCTCGGCCCTCGACGGTTATGCCGCCGCGGCGGACGGTGTAACGAGCACAGAGCCGAACACGACGCTACTGTCGAACGCGGATGGCCAGCCGGTGGATTCGGCTGCCGACGCCATGAGCAAGCTGGTGGCGCAGATGACGCGCCCGGTCCGTTGGGATCTGTGCACCGAGACGATGCGCCGGCTCGATGTGACCGCGATCGTCGAGTTCCCGCCGGCCGGGGCTCTCGCGGGTATCGCGAAAAGAGAACTTCGGGGGGTGCCGACGCATGCCGTCAAGTCCCCCGCTGACCTGGACGGGCTCGCCGAACTCTCATAG
- the acpP gene encoding acyl carrier protein: MPASQDEIITGLAEIIEEVTGIEPSEVTPEKSFVDDLDIDSLSMVEIAVQTEDKYGVKIPDEDLAGLRTVGDVVTYIQKLEEENPEAAAAIRAQIEADRA; the protein is encoded by the coding sequence GTGCCCGCCAGTCAGGACGAAATCATCACCGGTCTCGCCGAGATCATCGAAGAGGTCACCGGCATCGAGCCTTCCGAGGTCACCCCTGAGAAGAGCTTTGTCGACGACCTGGACATCGACTCGCTGTCGATGGTCGAGATCGCCGTGCAGACCGAGGACAAGTACGGCGTGAAGATCCCCGACGAGGATCTCGCCGGTCTTCGCACCGTCGGTGACGTCGTCACCTACATCCAGAAGCTCGAGGAAGAGAACCCCGAAGCGGCCGCGGCCATCCGCGCGCAGATCGAAGCCGATCGGGCATGA